A genomic segment from Calditrichota bacterium encodes:
- a CDS encoding transposase produces the protein MEYYDLIGLREEPFASSPNPRFLFRSTEHTECLSRLEIAIRLRRGLAVVLGRIGTGKTTLSRTLLQLFRQEQERYRFGLILDPIFPSEYAFMRNIVDLFRIKTRARSVLECKNAIETYLFQQGVEKNRIVVLVIDEGQNLTPTYLESLRNLLNYETNEFKLLQLVIFAQLDFLPKLNRNPNFEDRITTSYMLNPLNEADTREMIEYRLRQAGWDGQRMLFTDGAYKEVFVVTRGYPRRITNLCHNCIIEMLRTDRPWVDEDVVQTVVSREVAFSG, from the coding sequence ATGGAATACTATGACCTGATCGGTCTGCGCGAAGAGCCATTCGCTTCGTCGCCCAACCCGCGCTTTCTCTTCCGTTCGACCGAGCATACCGAGTGCCTGAGCCGACTCGAAATCGCCATCCGCCTCCGGCGCGGTCTGGCTGTTGTCCTGGGCCGGATTGGAACCGGCAAAACGACGCTCTCCCGCACCCTCCTGCAACTCTTCCGGCAGGAACAGGAGCGCTACCGCTTCGGCCTCATCCTCGACCCGATCTTCCCCTCGGAATACGCCTTCATGCGCAACATCGTCGATCTTTTCCGGATTAAGACCCGGGCGAGATCGGTGCTCGAGTGCAAGAACGCCATCGAGACCTACCTCTTTCAGCAGGGCGTCGAAAAGAACCGGATCGTGGTGCTCGTGATCGACGAAGGCCAGAACCTGACCCCGACCTACCTCGAGTCGCTTCGCAACCTCTTGAACTACGAAACTAACGAATTCAAATTACTGCAATTAGTCATATTCGCACAACTTGACTTCCTGCCCAAACTGAACCGGAATCCCAACTTCGAAGACCGGATCACGACCAGTTATATGCTCAATCCGCTGAACGAAGCCGACACCCGGGAAATGATCGAGTACCGCCTCCGCCAGGCCGGGTGGGACGGCCAACGGATGCTCTTCACCGACGGAGCCTACAAAGAGGTCTTCGTGGTAACGCGCGGCTATCCGCGCCGGATCACCAACCTCTGCCATAACTGCATCATCGAGATGCTCCGCACCGATCGCCCCTGGGTGGACGAAGACGTCGTCCAGACCGTCGTATCGCGCGAGGTGGCGTTCAGTGGATGA
- a CDS encoding MerR family transcriptional regulator — MVSVLLIGDLASRTGLSIHTINYYIGLGLIRESARAERSNYRIFGEDALRDLEKIIELRRRSVPIREIVARKNDGIL, encoded by the coding sequence TTGGTGTCCGTGCTCCTGATTGGCGACCTCGCGTCGCGCACCGGGCTGTCGATTCATACCATCAACTATTACATCGGACTGGGCCTGATCCGCGAATCGGCCCGCGCCGAGCGGTCGAACTACCGCATCTTCGGCGAAGACGCCCTGCGCGACCTCGAGAAGATTATCGAACTGCGCCGCCGCAGCGTTCCGATACGGGAGATCGTCGCCCGGAAGAACGATGGAATACTATGA